One Aethina tumida isolate Nest 87 chromosome 5, icAetTumi1.1, whole genome shotgun sequence genomic window carries:
- the LOC109603852 gene encoding uncharacterized protein LOC109603852 has product MSDLDVYPFLKISNNPKLLSRFLHESVDDLLGKTTLNYNNFNSDIEWTEDDFNKAIRDIQNLYKHCIINNKELELKDSNPELTKMFQDCFNIRQNEILQKLLKENIIKKGHNLVENIDWRLKWIMGSSSLATIREPLLQVDLHCSKYDVDQNKIVNTHTVNFEANLEQVNNLIEELTNITKELSELD; this is encoded by the exons ATGTCCGATTTGGATGTGTACCCcttcttaaaaatttcaaacaatccAAAACTGCTTTCGagg ttcttaCATGAGTCTGTGGATGACTTACTTGGAAAGACTACACTAAATTACAACAACTTCAACAGTGATATTGAATGGACAGAAGATGACTTTAACAAAGCTATACGAGACATACAAAATCTTTACAAGCACTGCATCATCAATAACAAAGAGCTAGAACTTAAGGACTCAAATCCTGAACTAACTAAAATGTTCCAAGactgttttaatataagacaaaatgaaattctacaaaaattactgaaagaaaatataatcaagAAAGGTCACAATTtagttgaaaatattgattggaGGCTAAAATGGATAATGGGAAGTTCAAGTCTAGCCACAATCAGAGAACCACTACTACAAGTTGACTTGCATTGTTCCAAATATGATGTAGATCAAAACAAGATTGTAAACACACATACAGTAAATTTTGAAGCAAATTTGGAAcaggtaaataatttaattgaagaacTGACTAATATAACAAAGGAATTATCAGAattggattaa